The Micrococcales bacterium genomic interval CATTTCGTCGGCCACGTCCAGGATTTCGATGGCCTGGTCTCGGCTCAGGTCGCTGGCTTGCAGGAGGTGTTTCACGCGGCACCCTCCTTTTGGTCGGGGTCGCCGGTGATGGTGACACCATCATGGCCGTCGACCTCTTCAAGGCAGACCTTGACTCGTTCGGCACTGGAGGTGGGCAGGTTTTTGCCAACGTAGTCCGCTCTGATTGGCAGTTCGCGGTGGCCGCGATCAACCAACACGGCCAACCTGACAGTTTTGGGGCGGCCAAAATCGGCTAGCGCATCCAGGGCGGCCCGGATGGTTCGGCCGGAGTAGAGCACATCGTCGACTAAGACCACGGTTTTAGCCTCGATGCCGCCCGGGGGCAGCACTGTTTTGCCCAAGCCCCTGGTTGGTTGAGAGTAAAGATCATCGCGGTACATCGTGACGTCGAGGGCTCCAAGACCATCGGTGATGGACCAATTGGGATCGATCGCGGCGACCGCAAGGGCTAGTCGGTTGGCCAAGGGAGCACCTCTGGTGGGGATACCCAGTAACACCAGATTGCCGGTGCCCTGGTTGGCTTCAACCACCTCATGGGCCATTCGGGTGATGGCGCGACTTAGATCCGCGCCGGTCATGACCTGATTCACAAGTCTTTCCACCTCCTTTCCCGCCTCGCTGGACGGGACTTAAAGGAAACTTCTCCTGGGCCAGGTCACCGACGGTGAAAGGGAAGGCCGCCCGCCAAGACTTCGGTCTTGGCGGAACCCGGCTGCTGGCGGCTGCCAGCCGCCGAGCCCGAGCCTACCTCAGTGTGTCCTTGATCGCCGAGAGCCGGCCCAGCATGCCGCTGACGTAATTCGGCGACTTGGCGGTTGACAGTTCGGCCGCCAAGTCGGCGCACTCTTTGAAGACGACTTCATCTGGCACGTCGTCTTCATAGACCACCTCGTAAGCCCCTAGATAGAGCAAAGCCCGGTCTACTGCCGGCATCGACTGGCGCGGCCAGCCTTCCGAATAGGTGTCCAACCATTCGCCAATGGCCGCGAAGTTGGCGGTTACTCCCTTGATCAGCTCAAGGCTGTATGGCGCCAACTCCCGGTCGCTGGCCAGTTCGACCGGGTCTTGGCCGCGCTGGTCAGCCTCGAAGATGACCTCAAAGGCCCGCTTGCGAGCGGAAGTGCGTTGGCCCACTAGGTGACCCGGCCCAGGTAGTCCCCTGTCCTGGTGTCAACCTTGACCTTTGTGCCCGGCTCTAAAAACAGCGGCACCTGGATCTGGTAGCCGGTCTCCAAAGTGGCCGGTTTGGTGCCGCCGGTCGAGCGGTCTCCCTGCAAACCCGGTTCGGTGTAGGTGATCTCAAGGACCACTGCGGCCGGCAGCTCAACGTACAGCGGCTCACCCTCATGCCTGGCCACCAGGGCGTCTTGTCCCTCTAGCAGGAAATGCCCGGCGTCACCGACCGTCGCCTCGGCCACATGCAACTGGTCGTAGGTGTCCTTGTCCATAAAGACGAAGTCTTGGCCGTCGCGGTACAGGTACTGCATATCGGATTTGTCGACTATGGCTGTATCGACCTTGACGCCAGCGTTGAAGGTCTTGTCCAAGACCTTGCCGCTGAGCACGTTCTTCAACTTGGTGCGCACAAAAGCGCCGCCCTTGCCGGGTTTGACGTGCTGGAACTCGATGACGGTCCACAACTGGCCGTCTAGGTTGAGCACTAGACCGTTCTTCAAATCGTTGGTCGTCGCCACGGGTTGGTCCTTCCTCGCCTTCGCCTTAGCCGCGCATAGTCTAGTGGCTAGTCCCGGCCCCTCCGCCCCGCGCCCCCAACCCAGCCTCTTGGCCAGCCCCTCTACCGCGAGTCCGAGCCTTGGCATGAAAGGCCGGGGCGACACGCTGTCGTGGTCTCGCGCCGTGACTTGGGGCAATGCTGCCGCATTGCCAAAGACAAATGCCCGGAGCCAAACCCCGCCCACAACACCGCGCCGCCCCTCAGTTCGCGAGGTTGGGCCTTCGCATCATCCGCCCCAACCGCGAGGTAGGGCTTTGGCATCATTTCCCCAACCCGCGAGTCCGAGCCTTGGCATGAAAGCGGGTTCTTGACTCTTGGCCTGTTCAGACCTAGGCCACCGCTGCCCGGCAACCCCGCCACTTAGCCAGCCATTGCCAACGCGCCGGGACGCTACGGATGCGTAGGCAGCCTTGGGACTTGTATGGTCCCAATTGTGCGTCAGTTCACCACACCGGCTTACCTGGACCACGACCCCGGGTTGTCGATTGGCCGGCTGATCGAGAACCGCTGCCTGGCCAACCCCGAAGCCGTCCAGGCCACCTTCCGCCAGGGCGATGTTTGGGTCGAGGTCTCAGCCGCCCAGTTCGTTGAAGAAGTCAACGCCCTGGCCAAAGGGCTAATCGCGGCGGGGATCGACAAAGGCGAGACAGTCGGCATTATGGGCCGGACCTCCTACCAGTGGACTTTGATCGACGTGGCACTGTGGTCCATTGGCGCCGTTGGAGTACCGATCTACCAGACCAGCTCGGTCGATCAGGCCGGCTGGATTTGCCAAGACGCCTCGCTCAAGGCCGTTTTCGCCGAACTAGACGAACAAGCCGAGGTGATTGCCGGCATCGGGCATTTCTCAGGCCAAGTCTGGGTTTGGGCCCAAGACGGGCTAGACCAACTGGTCAAAGCCGGACAGAGCGTTTCTGACGCCCAGCTGGCCGCCCGGGCCAAGTCCGTCACCGGTGATGACCTAGCCACGGTGATTTACACTTCCGGCACCACCGGCCGGCCCAAAGGCGTCGAGCTAACCCACTCTAACTTCGTCACGCTGACCCGAAACGCCATCATTGAACTCTGGTTCATCTGCAAGCCGGGCCGGCGCATGCTCATGTTCCTGCCGCTAGCGCACGTCTTTGCCCGCCTGATCAACGTCATCCTGCTGGCCTCCCCGGCCGTGGCCGGTTACAGCCCTGACACCTCGCGCCTGCTTGAGGATATGCAGACTTTCAGGCCAACCGCCATGTTGGTGGTGCCGCGGGTGCTGGAGAAGGTCTACAACTCGGCCGAGGCCGCCACCGGCGGCGGCTTCAAACGCAAGCTTTTCCGTTTGGCCGCCAAAGTGTCAATGGCCTACTCCCGTGAACAAGACCGCGGCGGACCCAGCCCCGCCCGCCGGCTTCAGCACGCCGTTTTCAAGACCCTGGTCTACCGCAAACTGACCGCAAAAATGGGCGGCCAGCTGACCTGCGCCGTGGCCGGTGGCGCCCCTTTGGGCCCGCGCCTGGGCCACTTTTTCCGCGGTATTGGCCTGGAGGTCTTTGAAGGCTACGGCCTGACCGAAACGACCGCGCCCACGGCCGTCAACCGCGAGTTTGTCAACAAGATTGGCACCGTCGGCCTGCCTCTTCCTGGGCAAAGCGTGGCCGTGGCCGATGACGGCGAGGTCCTGGTGCGCGGACCTCACGTTTTTCTCCGCTACAGGAACAACCCCGAGGCCACCGAACAAGCTTTCCGTGACGGCTGGTTCTTGACCGGTGATGTCGGTTCACTCGACGCCGACGGCTATTTGTCGATTACCGGCCGGCGCAAGGAACTAATTGTCACGGCCTCAGGCAAGAACGTCGCCCCGGCCGTGCTCGAGGATCGTCTGCGTGGCCACCCACTGGTTAGCCAAGTCGTGGTGGTGGGCGATGACCGGCCGTTTGTGGCGGCGTTGGTTACCCTGGACGCCGAAATGCTACCCGGCTGGCTGACCTCGCATAACAAGTCCCCACTGACGCTGGAACAGGCCATCATCGATCCGGACATCCGAGCCTCGCTGGACCGGGCAGTGCGGCGAACCAACCGGGCGGTTTCCCGGGCCGAGTCGATTCGCGACTTCGTCATCTTGCCTGAAGATTTCACCGAGACCAATGGCTATTTGACGCCGTCAATGAAGGTCAAACGCTCACTGGTTCTGCACGACTATGCCGGGGCAATTGATCAGTTGTACCTGGCCGCAGCCGCCCGCCGGGGCGAAGGCAATCTAGTCGAAGAACTCGAAAACCTAGACTGAGCCGCCCAAAGCCGTCACAAGGCCGCGAGAGCCAAACGGTAAGAGTCAATGCCGAAACCGGCGATGGTGCCTTCAACCACCGCCGAAATCACCGAGGTTTGGCGAAATGTCTCGCGGGCAGCCGGATTGGTTAGGTGGACCTCGATCACCTGAGGCACCTGAGCGACTGCGTCACGCAGGGCGTAGGAGTAGTGCGTGAAGGCGGCCGGGTTCAAGATCACCGGTATGGCTTGGTCGGCCGCTTGATGCAATAGGGCCACTATGGCGGCCTCGTCGTCCAGCTGGTGGACCGAGACCTGCCAGCCCAGCTCCTCGCCCCACTGATAACAGGCCGCCGCCAGGGCGGCATGGTCAACCAGGCCGTAAACCTCAGGTTCACGCGCACCCAAGCGACCCAGGTTGGGACCGTTGATTATCATCACTGGCTTCATGGCGCCACCACCTTGTCGCCACCTTCATTGGTGTCAACCGGTGGCACATAGAGGGCTTGACCGTAGGGGTTCTCCAGGTTGAAACCTTCACCGCTAGAGGCCGGGTATGGCTTGGCCGCAGCCACCGCAGCGACGGCTTGGTAGGCCTCGTGCATAACCGAATCGGCCACCCCTTCCAAAATGACTGGGCGGCCAATACCTTCAAGCACAACCAAACGCCGCTTGCGGCCTTGGTTTTTCTTGTCCCGGCCCATGGCTTTTAGCAGGTCGACCCAATTGCCTGTCTGGTAGCTGGTGGGCAGGCCAACCGAGGCTAGGACCTCGCGGTGGGCACCCAGAATGGACGGGTCCAACAGCCCCGAGCGGACGGCGATTTCAGCTGCGAAAACCATACCGACCGCAACCGCGTCGCCGTGGCGCCAAGAGTAGTCTTCGACCAGTTCAATGGCGTGTCCAAGGGTGTGGCCATAATTCAGGATGGCGCGCCAGCCGGCCTCTTGGGGGTCTTGCGAGACAACCTCAGCTTTGACTGCGACCGAACGGCTAACCAGCTCCGGCATGAGCGGACCGCGCGGGTTGAGCGCCTCCTGCGGGCCGGACCAAATCACATCCAAAATGGTGCGGTCGGCCACAAATCCGGTTTTGATGACCTCGGCCATACCGCTGACCAATTCTGGACGCGGCAAGGTGTCAAGCTGGTCGCAATCGCATATCACCGCGCTTGGTTGATGAAAGGCGCCAACCAGGTTTTTGCCCTGAACTGTGTCGATACCCGTCTTGCCGCCAATGGCGGCATCAACCATGCCCAATAAGGTCGTTGGCACATGGACCACCCGAATGCCGCGCAGCCAGGTCGCTGCCACAAAGCCGCCCAAATCGGTGGTGGCGCCGCCACCAATGGTGACAATCAAATCGGTCCGGGTGAACGAGGCCTCACCCAACCGCTGCCAGGCCGCTTGGGCCACATCGATGGTTTTGGCCGCCTCGCCATCTGGCACAGACAGGGCGTGGACTTCCAGGCCACCTCCGCGCAAACGCTCTGCTAGCGGCATGGTCACTTCACTCAAGGCCGGGGCGTACATCACCATGACGCGAACCACGTCTTTCGGCAAATAGGCTTCGAGACGGCCGATCAGGCCGCGTCCAACCACAACCTGGTAGCCGGCACCAACTTGGACCGGAATCCGCGCCATCTCTTCCGCCACGCCCATCCCTTTCTCAGATCAAGTCCAAGCCTAACCCTAGGGGGTTGGCGAATAGTTGGCGTCAAATGCCAGTGTCAACCGCCGGTAATAGCTCACCCAGGGCGGCAAATCCGCCAAGGGCTTAGCTGCCAGCGGGCCCATTCAGGTCAAGAAGTCCGCCACTCCGTCGCGATAAGCCGCCAACGAGGCCCTGACCTGGTCAACATGGTCGCCACCAAATTTATCCAGCGCGGCGCGGGCCAGCACCAGGGCGGTCATGGCCGCTGCCACTACGGCCGCAGCCGGCACTGCCGTGACATCGGAACGCTGGTGGTGGGCCGTGGCTGCCAATCCGGTCTGGGTGTCGATGGTGCCCAGGGCCTTGGCCAGAGACGGAATCGGTTTCATAGCCGCCCTGACCAGGACCGGCTCGCCGTTCGACATGCCGCCTTCAATCCCACCGGCGTGGTTGGTCCGGCGTCTAGTTTGGCCATTTTGACGTTCGATTTGGTCGTGCACGGCCGATCCGACTCGGCTGGCCACCTCACAGCCAAGGCCAATCTCGACCGCTTTGACCGCTTGAATCGACATCAACGCCGCCGCCAACTGGGCGTCGAGCCTCCGGTCAGCTTGGACGTGTGAGCCCAGGCCCACCGGCACGTTCCAGGCAATCACCTCAACTGTGCCGCCCAGGGTTTCACCGGCTTGTTTGGCTTGGTCGATCCGGCTTTTCATGGCGCTGGCGGCAGCGGCGTCAAGGCTGCGGACCGGACTGGCGTCCAGCGCTGCCAAATCGGCTGGCCCGGGCCGGTGTTCGGCGGCTGCCATGACGCCACCGAGGCTAACTACGTGAGCTGTTAGGTCAACCCCGAGGCCCTGAGCCAGGAAGGCCTGGGCGGCAGCGCCCAGCGCCACCCGGGCGGCGGTTTCCCGGGCCGAGGACCGCTCCAAAATGGCTCTGGCATCACTTTGCTGGTATTTGACCATTCCTGGCAGGTCGGCGTGGCCCGGCCTGGGCCGGGTCAGCGCGGCCGCCCGGGCCGAGGTCGGCACCGGCGCCGGATCGGCGCTCATAACCTCTTCCCATTTGGGCCACTCAGAGTTTTCGATCTCAACAGCCAGTGGCGCCCCGGTGGTCACCCCGCGCCAGAGCCCACCAACGACCCGGATCTGGTCTTGTTCAAAGCTCATGCGCTGTCCCCGGCCATAACCCAGGCGCCGCCGGGCCAGGGCTCGGCTTAGATCGTCGGTGGTGAGTTCAACCCCGGCCGGCAGTCCGTCAAGTACGGCCAGCAAAACCGGGCCGTGGGACTCCCCCGCGGTTAGCCATCGCAGCATTAGCCCATTGTCTCACTGCGCTGCGCTGGTCGTGGGTAGGGCCGCGCGCATGGCCGCCAGCGGCGCCAGCCGGCCGGTCATCAGCCTGAACTGTTCGGCCGCCTGATGCAGCAGCATGTCCAGGCCCGTGGCGAGGCGACCGCCACCGTCCTGCCAGGCCTGGGCCAGGGCTGATGGCCAAGGGTCGTAGGCCACGTCGAGCAGAACCCGCCCAGTCAGGTCGGCCCCCGCAAGCTGGCCGGCCAGCGGCGCGGCGGCGCCAGTCGGCAGCGTCGAAATCACCACTGAGGCGGCCCAGTCATGCCGGGCGGTCGAACCGGCAGCCGCCGCCGGGCTGGGCCAGGCTCGAAAGCGCGGCGACAAGCCCATGCGCCCGGCCGCGCTCATCAGAGCCTGGCAACGCGCCGTCGAGCGGACAAAGACCTCAACCGTGGTCAAACCCAGTTCTGCCACGGCGGCCAGGGCCGAGGCGGCCGTCGCCCCACCCCCCAGTAAGGCGGCGCTATCTGCCTGACCTAAAGGGCCGGCGTCGGTCAAAGCCTGAACCATGCCATAGACGTCAGTGTTGGCACCGACCCAGCCAGCCGGCGTCAACAGCACGGTGTTGACTGCGCCAACGGCCTGAGCCAACGGTTCAATGTGATCGAGCAGGCCCAAGACGACCTGTTTGAGCGGCCGGGTCAAGGAAAGCCCGGCCCATTCGGCCCCATCTAGGCCCGCCAGGAAGCCCGCCAAGCCGGCCTGGTCAACATCAAAGGCGTCGTAACGCCAGTTAGCCAGACCCAATTCCCTATAGGCGGCCTGGTGTAGGGCCGGGCTGAGGCTGTGGGCGATCGGGTGGCCCAGCACGGCCGCCCGCATCAGCCCTTGCAGCCGTCCGGTTTGTCCCAATTCGGGTTGGCTTTGATCCAAGCCTGCAGCTTGGCCACCGATTTGTCGTGAGAGGCCTTGTCAACGTTGAATTCGGTGGCGCCGGAGCACAGGTCAACGGTGACGAAAAACATCCACTTGCCTTCATCCGGCTTCAATACCGCTTCGATCGCCTTCTTACCAGGGTTGGATATGGGGCCCTTGGGCAGGCCAACAACCTTGTAGGTGTTGTAGGGGCTGTCGGAGGCCCGCTGGGAGTCGGTGGTCCAAACTGAGCCAAATTCTCCAACGGCGTAGTGCACCGTGGCGTCCGAACCAAGCGGCGTTTTGGCATCAAGTCGGTTCAGGAAGACCCGGGCCGCCTTGGGCCGGTCTTGATCCAAGCGGACTTCCTTCTCCACGATCGAAGCCAGAATGATGGTGTTCTGCCAGTCTTCCTGTGGCACTTTCAGGTCCGTCAGGGTGGTTTTGGTTTTGGAGACCATTTCTTGGAGTAGCGATTGAGGTGTCGAGGCCTCGGAAATGTTGTAGGTGGCAGGGAACAGCCAGCCCTCTACCAGCCCGCCGGCCTCGGCCGGCAGGCCAATCGCGGCTGGGTCGGCGGCCGCTTCGACCTCCTCTAAGGGCACTTCCAGCGCGTCAGCAATAACCTGGTAAACCTGTTCTGCCCTCATCCCTTCGGTCACGGTCAGGCGGGAACTCTCCCGGTTGGCAGGGTCAAGTAGCGCCGCCACGGCATCGGCCGCGGGCATTTGCAGATTCAACTGGTAGGTGCCGGGTTGGATTTCGTTGGACCGCGGGTTGGCGCTAAAAGCCGTAATAAAAGCCTGCTCGGTGGCGACTACGCCCTTGGCTTTGAGCTCAGCGGCCATATCGGATCCGGCAAAACCCCGGCCAATAGTGACCATCACCGTTTCGGAGGAAGGTGGGCCAGGATAGTCCGTGATTTCGACCGGTTTGTCCTCGCCCCGCCACGACCGTGCGATTGGCATGCCAACGGCGTAGATGATGCCGCCCAGCAGCGCCAAGATCAACACGCTGATGGCCGCGGTTAGCCCCTTGTTTCGCTTGGTGCGCTTGACCTGCTTCTTGGCTTCAGCCGCTTCTCGCAGGGCACGGCGCGACGGCACCGCCGGGGCCGGTGGTGCGGCCGGCTCAGCCGGCTCCTCATCACCGAACAGATCCCACTGGTCCATCGATCTGGTCCTCCGCTCCCGCATCGCTGGGCGACAACTTTACCAATTCGTGATCAAGTGCGGCCTGCAAGATCACTACGGCCGCCACTTGGTCGACAACTTCGCGCTGGCGCCTGCCC includes:
- the pyrR gene encoding bifunctional pyr operon transcriptional regulator/uracil phosphoribosyltransferase PyrR, with the protein product MTGADLSRAITRMAHEVVEANQGTGNLVLLGIPTRGAPLANRLALAVAAIDPNWSITDGLGALDVTMYRDDLYSQPTRGLGKTVLPPGGIEAKTVVLVDDVLYSGRTIRAALDALADFGRPKTVRLAVLVDRGHRELPIRADYVGKNLPTSSAERVKVCLEEVDGHDGVTITGDPDQKEGAA
- a CDS encoding transcription antitermination protein NusB codes for the protein MGQRTSARKRAFEVIFEADQRGQDPVELASDRELAPYSLELIKGVTANFAAIGEWLDTYSEGWPRQSMPAVDRALLYLGAYEVVYEDDVPDEVVFKECADLAAELSTAKSPNYVSGMLGRLSAIKDTLR
- the efp gene encoding elongation factor P, giving the protein MATTNDLKNGLVLNLDGQLWTVIEFQHVKPGKGGAFVRTKLKNVLSGKVLDKTFNAGVKVDTAIVDKSDMQYLYRDGQDFVFMDKDTYDQLHVAEATVGDAGHFLLEGQDALVARHEGEPLYVELPAAVVLEITYTEPGLQGDRSTGGTKPATLETGYQIQVPLFLEPGTKVKVDTRTGDYLGRVT
- a CDS encoding AMP-dependent synthetase/ligase, producing MVPIVRQFTTPAYLDHDPGLSIGRLIENRCLANPEAVQATFRQGDVWVEVSAAQFVEEVNALAKGLIAAGIDKGETVGIMGRTSYQWTLIDVALWSIGAVGVPIYQTSSVDQAGWICQDASLKAVFAELDEQAEVIAGIGHFSGQVWVWAQDGLDQLVKAGQSVSDAQLAARAKSVTGDDLATVIYTSGTTGRPKGVELTHSNFVTLTRNAIIELWFICKPGRRMLMFLPLAHVFARLINVILLASPAVAGYSPDTSRLLEDMQTFRPTAMLVVPRVLEKVYNSAEAATGGGFKRKLFRLAAKVSMAYSREQDRGGPSPARRLQHAVFKTLVYRKLTAKMGGQLTCAVAGGAPLGPRLGHFFRGIGLEVFEGYGLTETTAPTAVNREFVNKIGTVGLPLPGQSVAVADDGEVLVRGPHVFLRYRNNPEATEQAFRDGWFLTGDVGSLDADGYLSITGRRKELIVTASGKNVAPAVLEDRLRGHPLVSQVVVVGDDRPFVAALVTLDAEMLPGWLTSHNKSPLTLEQAIIDPDIRASLDRAVRRTNRAVSRAESIRDFVILPEDFTETNGYLTPSMKVKRSLVLHDYAGAIDQLYLAAAARRGEGNLVEELENLD
- a CDS encoding 3-dehydroquinate dehydratase — protein: MKPVMIINGPNLGRLGAREPEVYGLVDHAALAAACYQWGEELGWQVSVHQLDDEAAIVALLHQAADQAIPVILNPAAFTHYSYALRDAVAQVPQVIEVHLTNPAARETFRQTSVISAVVEGTIAGFGIDSYRLALAAL
- the aroB gene encoding 3-dehydroquinate synthase, which gives rise to MARIPVQVGAGYQVVVGRGLIGRLEAYLPKDVVRVMVMYAPALSEVTMPLAERLRGGGLEVHALSVPDGEAAKTIDVAQAAWQRLGEASFTRTDLIVTIGGGATTDLGGFVAATWLRGIRVVHVPTTLLGMVDAAIGGKTGIDTVQGKNLVGAFHQPSAVICDCDQLDTLPRPELVSGMAEVIKTGFVADRTILDVIWSGPQEALNPRGPLMPELVSRSVAVKAEVVSQDPQEAGWRAILNYGHTLGHAIELVEDYSWRHGDAVAVGMVFAAEIAVRSGLLDPSILGAHREVLASVGLPTSYQTGNWVDLLKAMGRDKKNQGRKRRLVVLEGIGRPVILEGVADSVMHEAYQAVAAVAAAKPYPASSGEGFNLENPYGQALYVPPVDTNEGGDKVVAP
- the aroC gene encoding chorismate synthase — its product is MLRWLTAGESHGPVLLAVLDGLPAGVELTTDDLSRALARRRLGYGRGQRMSFEQDQIRVVGGLWRGVTTGAPLAVEIENSEWPKWEEVMSADPAPVPTSARAAALTRPRPGHADLPGMVKYQQSDARAILERSSARETAARVALGAAAQAFLAQGLGVDLTAHVVSLGGVMAAAEHRPGPADLAALDASPVRSLDAAAASAMKSRIDQAKQAGETLGGTVEVIAWNVPVGLGSHVQADRRLDAQLAAALMSIQAVKAVEIGLGCEVASRVGSAVHDQIERQNGQTRRRTNHAGGIEGGMSNGEPVLVRAAMKPIPSLAKALGTIDTQTGLAATAHHQRSDVTAVPAAAVVAAAMTALVLARAALDKFGGDHVDQVRASLAAYRDGVADFLT
- a CDS encoding shikimate dehydrogenase; its protein translation is MRAAVLGHPIAHSLSPALHQAAYRELGLANWRYDAFDVDQAGLAGFLAGLDGAEWAGLSLTRPLKQVVLGLLDHIEPLAQAVGAVNTVLLTPAGWVGANTDVYGMVQALTDAGPLGQADSAALLGGGATAASALAAVAELGLTTVEVFVRSTARCQALMSAAGRMGLSPRFRAWPSPAAAAGSTARHDWAASVVISTLPTGAAAPLAGQLAGADLTGRVLLDVAYDPWPSALAQAWQDGGGRLATGLDMLLHQAAEQFRLMTGRLAPLAAMRAALPTTSAAQ
- the mltG gene encoding endolytic transglycosylase MltG, whose protein sequence is MDQWDLFGDEEPAEPAAPPAPAVPSRRALREAAEAKKQVKRTKRNKGLTAAISVLILALLGGIIYAVGMPIARSWRGEDKPVEITDYPGPPSSETVMVTIGRGFAGSDMAAELKAKGVVATEQAFITAFSANPRSNEIQPGTYQLNLQMPAADAVAALLDPANRESSRLTVTEGMRAEQVYQVIADALEVPLEEVEAAADPAAIGLPAEAGGLVEGWLFPATYNISEASTPQSLLQEMVSKTKTTLTDLKVPQEDWQNTIILASIVEKEVRLDQDRPKAARVFLNRLDAKTPLGSDATVHYAVGEFGSVWTTDSQRASDSPYNTYKVVGLPKGPISNPGKKAIEAVLKPDEGKWMFFVTVDLCSGATEFNVDKASHDKSVAKLQAWIKANPNWDKPDGCKG